Part of the Azospirillum formosense genome is shown below.
ATGCTCATCGGCGTACCGACGGAAATCAAAAACCATGAATACCGCGTCGGGCTGACCCCGGCCTCGGTCGGCGAACTGGTTCTTCACGGACACAGCGTGCTGGTGCAGGCGGGAGCCGGCGCCGCCATCGGGCTGGACGACGGCCAGTATGAGGCCGCCGGCGCCGAGATCGCCCCGGACGCCGCGACGGTCTTCGCCCGCGCGGAGATGGTCGTGAAGGTGAAGGAACCCCAGCCGGAGGAATGCGCGATGCTGCGCCGGGGGCAGGTCCTGTTCACCTACCTGCACCTGGCCCCCGATCCCAAGCAGACCAAGCTGCTGCTGAACTCCGGGGCGGTCGCCATCGCCTACGAGACGGTGACCGATCCCCGCGGCGGCCTGCCGCTCCTGGCGCCGATGAGCGAGGTGGCCGGCCGCATGTCGGTGCAGGCCGGCGCCCATTGCCTGGAGAAGGCGCAGGGCGGGCGGGGCGTCCTGCTCGGTGGCGTGCCCGGCGTTCCGGCGGCGAAGGTGGTGGTGCTGGGCGGCGGCGTGGTCGGCACAAACGCCGCCCGCATGGCCATGGGGCTGGAGGCGAAGGTCGTCGTCATCGACCGGTCGCTGCCCCGCCTGAAGGAGCTGGACCTGCAATTCGGCGCCAAGCTGCAGACGCTCTATTCGACCGTCGACACGATCGAGGAGCATGTGCTCGATGCCGACCTCGTCATCGGGGCGGTCCTGGTGCCGGGCGCCGAGGCGCCGAAGCTGGTGACCAGGGCGATGGTGAAACGGATGCGGCAGGGCGCCGTGGTGGTGGACGTCGCCATCGACCAGGGCGGCTGTTTCGAGACCTCGCGTCCCACCACCCACGCCGAGCCGACCTATCTGGTGGACGGAGTGGTCCATTACTGCGTGGCCAACATGCCGGGGGCGGTCGCGCGCACCTCGACCTTCGCGCTGAACAACGCCACCCTGCCCTTCACGCTGGCGCTCGCCGACCAGGGCTACCGTGCGGCGCTGGCCCGCGACCCGCATCTGCGGGCCGGGCTGAACATCCACGCCGGGGCCGTCACCTGCAAGGCGGTGGCCGACGCCCAGGGGCTGGGCCACCAGCCGGCGGAAGAGGCGCTGCGGCTTTGACGAGCGTTGCCGGAGGGGGCGGCCGCGACCGCTCCTTCCGGGGGGATGACTCTCAAGCTGACGGCAGCCGCGAGAATCGGAAATCGCAGTGGCTGGCGCCGCCCGCGAGGGTTTGCGTTCGTTCCAGATGGATGCCACGTGTCGCATAGGCGTCGAAATCGAGACCGCAAAGGTTCGGCAGAAGGTCCTTGTCGCCGTGCCGGGCCGCGAACTTGCAGAAGCCGCAGGCTCTGTAGTTGATGCCGAACTCGAAATCGTCCCCTGGACCCGGCTCGACGAAGTCGTAGACGAAATCCTCGGCAAATCGCTCCCGGCGGCTCTTCTCCGCCTGCTCGCGCAGAAACGCCTGATTTTCCGGTGACAGGAACTCACGCCCCGCGGCGAGACGCTCCGCCTCGGGAACGGTGAGCAATTGGGCCTTGTAGGCTTCCCGCTCGATATCGCCGATCACCGGCAGCGGCACGCGATGCCGCCGGAGCACGCGGCTGATGGCCATGAACCCCAGGAGACGCATAAAGAAGTCGCTCATGCGGCTTTCCGCGCCCCCGACATAGGGCATCTGGGCAAGCACGAGACCGAACTCGTCCATCACCTCCCGCTTGATCCCCTCGATGCCGGACGGATGCACATGCGCGCGCACCATGCCCTCGGCAAGGTCGAGGCGTTGGCGCATGGCTGCTTCCATCGCACCGCGATGCTCCTCGTAGAAGGGATGGATGGTCCCGGTCATGCGTCCTCTCCCACACTCTCGAAGGCGGTCGGTTTCGTTGGCGGTCGGTCGGCCCCGGCCGGCTCACGGGCGCTTCCCGCCGAACCGGGCGGCGATCTCCCCGACGATGCCGCGGCGGAACAGCAGCACGCAGGCGACGAAGATCACGCCGATCACCACCGGCACCGGCAGGTTGCTCGCCGCCAGATAATTCTCCAGCGTCACGACCAGCGCCGCCCCGACCACCGGGCCGAACAGAGTCCCGATGCCGCCCAGCAGGGTCATCAGCACCACCGCCCCGGACATCTGCCACTGCACGTCGGTCAGGGTGGCGAGCTGGAAGACGATGGCCTTGGTGCCGCCGGCCAGACCGGCCAGGGTGGCGGACAGGACGAAGGCCATCAGCTTGTAATGGTCGGTGCGGTAGCCGAGCGAGATGGCGCGCGGCTCGTTCTCGCGGATCGCCTTCAAGACCTGGCCGAAGGGCGAA
Proteins encoded:
- the ald gene encoding alanine dehydrogenase — protein: MLIGVPTEIKNHEYRVGLTPASVGELVLHGHSVLVQAGAGAAIGLDDGQYEAAGAEIAPDAATVFARAEMVVKVKEPQPEECAMLRRGQVLFTYLHLAPDPKQTKLLLNSGAVAIAYETVTDPRGGLPLLAPMSEVAGRMSVQAGAHCLEKAQGGRGVLLGGVPGVPAAKVVVLGGGVVGTNAARMAMGLEAKVVVIDRSLPRLKELDLQFGAKLQTLYSTVDTIEEHVLDADLVIGAVLVPGAEAPKLVTRAMVKRMRQGAVVVDVAIDQGGCFETSRPTTHAEPTYLVDGVVHYCVANMPGAVARTSTFALNNATLPFTLALADQGYRAALARDPHLRAGLNIHAGAVTCKAVADAQGLGHQPAEEALRL
- a CDS encoding L-2-amino-thiazoline-4-carboxylic acid hydrolase is translated as MTGTIHPFYEEHRGAMEAAMRQRLDLAEGMVRAHVHPSGIEGIKREVMDEFGLVLAQMPYVGGAESRMSDFFMRLLGFMAISRVLRRHRVPLPVIGDIEREAYKAQLLTVPEAERLAAGREFLSPENQAFLREQAEKSRRERFAEDFVYDFVEPGPGDDFEFGINYRACGFCKFAARHGDKDLLPNLCGLDFDAYATRGIHLERTQTLAGGASHCDFRFSRLPSA